One Benincasa hispida cultivar B227 chromosome 5, ASM972705v1, whole genome shotgun sequence genomic window carries:
- the LOC120077467 gene encoding peroxidase N1-like isoform X2: MQTSSQTTLSSRFSYSNLMAQVRYNPMSVMVVYMIVLFAFGSIVVHGQGTRIGFYSSTCPQAESIVASTVRSHFQSDPRIAPGLLRMHFHDCFVRGCDASVLLAGSNSERTAPPNLSLNGFEVIDDAKSQLEAACPGVVSCADILTLAARDSVVLTSGIRWAVPTGRRDGTVSIASEANNLPGFRDSIDQQKKAFSDKGLNTQDLVTLVGKRAHNWHNTMPIFQLQTRQLHRNWWSRSNHGPSLRDSDAGAVSSERRREPEGCAGHRQCQPVRHNVLLKLEERTWGFGV, from the exons ATGCAAACTTCATCACAAACAACCCTCTCTTCTCGATTCTCTTATTCCAATCTAATGGCACAAGTTCGATATAATCCAATGTCCGTCATGGTCGTGTATATGATCGTGCTATTCGCCTTCGGTAGCATCGTCGTGCATGGCCAGGGCACACGCATTGGCTTCTACTCCAGCACTTGCCCTCAAGCTGAGTCTATCGTTGCATCTACTGTCCGATCTCATTTCCAATCTGACCCTAGAATTGCTCCAGGTTTGCTAAGAATGCACTTTCATGATTGCTTCGTTCGAGGTTGTGATGCCTCTGTGCTCCTTGCTGGCTCTAATAGCGAGAGGACTGCACCGCCGAATCTTTCGTTAAACGGGTTTGAGGTGATTGACGATGCTAAGTCTCAGCTTGAAGCTGCTTGTCCTGGTGTTGTATCTTGTGCTGATATTCTTACTCTGGCTGCACGTGACTCAGTAGTTTTG ACAAGTGGAATACGTTGGGCAGTGCCTACAGGACGAAGGGATGGCACAGTTTCAATAGCTTCAGAAGCTAACAACTTGCCTGGTTTTAGAGATTCAATTGACCAACAAAAGAAGGCATTTAGCGACAAAGGTCTCAACACTCAAGATCTTGTCACTCTCGTGGGTAAGA GGGCACACAATTGGCACAACACAATGCCAATTTTTCAGCTACAGACTCGTCAACTTCACAGGAACTGGTGGTCCAGATCCAACCATGGACCCAGCCTTCGTGACTCAGATGCAGGCGCTGTGTCCTCAGAACGGCGACGGGAGCCGGAGGGTTGCGCTGGACACAGGCAGTGCCAACCGGTTCGACACAATGTTCTTCTCAAACTTGAGGAACGGACGTGGGGTTTTGGAGTCTGA
- the LOC120077467 gene encoding peroxidase N1-like isoform X1: MQTSSQTTLSSRFSYSNLMAQVRYNPMSVMVVYMIVLFAFGSIVVHGQGTRIGFYSSTCPQAESIVASTVRSHFQSDPRIAPGLLRMHFHDCFVRGCDASVLLAGSNSERTAPPNLSLNGFEVIDDAKSQLEAACPGVVSCADILTLAARDSVVLTSGIRWAVPTGRRDGTVSIASEANNLPGFRDSIDQQKKAFSDKGLNTQDLVTLVGGHTIGTTQCQFFSYRLVNFTGTGGPDPTMDPAFVTQMQALCPQNGDGSRRVALDTGSANRFDTMFFSNLRNGRGVLESDQKLWTDASTRSFVQRFLGLRGVLGLTFNLEFGRSMVKMSNIEVKTGTQGEIRKVCSAVN; encoded by the exons ATGCAAACTTCATCACAAACAACCCTCTCTTCTCGATTCTCTTATTCCAATCTAATGGCACAAGTTCGATATAATCCAATGTCCGTCATGGTCGTGTATATGATCGTGCTATTCGCCTTCGGTAGCATCGTCGTGCATGGCCAGGGCACACGCATTGGCTTCTACTCCAGCACTTGCCCTCAAGCTGAGTCTATCGTTGCATCTACTGTCCGATCTCATTTCCAATCTGACCCTAGAATTGCTCCAGGTTTGCTAAGAATGCACTTTCATGATTGCTTCGTTCGAGGTTGTGATGCCTCTGTGCTCCTTGCTGGCTCTAATAGCGAGAGGACTGCACCGCCGAATCTTTCGTTAAACGGGTTTGAGGTGATTGACGATGCTAAGTCTCAGCTTGAAGCTGCTTGTCCTGGTGTTGTATCTTGTGCTGATATTCTTACTCTGGCTGCACGTGACTCAGTAGTTTTG ACAAGTGGAATACGTTGGGCAGTGCCTACAGGACGAAGGGATGGCACAGTTTCAATAGCTTCAGAAGCTAACAACTTGCCTGGTTTTAGAGATTCAATTGACCAACAAAAGAAGGCATTTAGCGACAAAGGTCTCAACACTCAAGATCTTGTCACTCTCGTGG GTGGGCACACAATTGGCACAACACAATGCCAATTTTTCAGCTACAGACTCGTCAACTTCACAGGAACTGGTGGTCCAGATCCAACCATGGACCCAGCCTTCGTGACTCAGATGCAGGCGCTGTGTCCTCAGAACGGCGACGGGAGCCGGAGGGTTGCGCTGGACACAGGCAGTGCCAACCGGTTCGACACAATGTTCTTCTCAAACTTGAGGAACGGACGTGGGGTTTTGGAGTCTGATCAAAAGCTATGGACCGACGCTTCCACTCGCAGTTTTGTTCAACGCTTTCTGGGTTTGAGAGGCGTCTTGGGTTTGACCTTCAATCTTGAGTTCGGGAGATCTATGGTTAAGATGAGTAACATTGAAGTGAAGACTGGAACTCAAGGAGAAATTCGTAAAGTTTGTTCTGCAGTTAATTAA